A segment of the Bacillus licheniformis DSM 13 = ATCC 14580 genome:
AAAGCTCTTGATATGTAGAGTGATCAATGTTCTTTTCTTTTAAACGTTTCACGAGGAACTTATGGTCTCTTTTCGGTGTGGCCATAATATAGCCTCTGATGATTAAATCCCGGTCGATGGCGCCTGCTTTTTCTTTCAATGCAAGCTCCCCGATCTTACCGGCGATTTTTGCTTTTGCTACATCGCGAAACAGCTCGGGTACGGGTGAAACCAATTCCTCAAGCAGTTCTTTTTCTTCGTCATTCCACAAATGCCTTGTCTGT
Coding sequences within it:
- a CDS encoding DUF2621 domain-containing protein; the protein is MLEGWFLWLMLAWIVIMIVLLSIGGFFMFRKFLKRLPKEDGKSELDWQDYYIEQTRHLWNDEEKELLEELVSPVPELFRDVAKAKIAGKIGELALKEKAGAIDRDLIIRGYIMATPKRDHKFLVKRLKEKNIDHSTYQELFK